Proteins from a single region of Thermovirga sp.:
- a CDS encoding phosphate butyryltransferase → MSFETLDFLIEQSRSGKAMVLAVVAPHGEDILEAVEEAKRKGVASPTLYGDRAKIEKVASEFSIDLSSCLIVQEPDEEKAAELAVKAVSSGEADLLMKGNIKTATLLKAVLNKEWGLRSGSLLSH, encoded by the coding sequence ATGTCGTTCGAAACGCTCGATTTTCTGATTGAACAAAGCCGGTCCGGCAAGGCCATGGTCCTCGCGGTGGTCGCGCCCCACGGCGAGGACATCCTGGAAGCCGTGGAAGAAGCCAAAAGGAAGGGCGTCGCTTCGCCAACCCTCTACGGGGACAGGGCGAAGATTGAAAAGGTTGCCTCGGAGTTCTCAATCGACCTTTCCTCCTGCCTCATCGTGCAGGAACCCGACGAGGAGAAGGCCGCCGAATTAGCCGTGAAGGCCGTTTCCTCGGGAGAGGCGGACCTGCTGATGAAGGGCAATATCAAGACGGCCACGTTGCTGAAAGCCGTCCTGAACAAGGAGTGGGGCCTCCGTTCCGGTTCCCTTCTCTCCCATG